One segment of Primulina tabacum isolate GXHZ01 chromosome 14, ASM2559414v2, whole genome shotgun sequence DNA contains the following:
- the LOC142524243 gene encoding glyceraldehyde-3-phosphate dehydrogenase A, chloroplastic codes for MATAVISSLQVGCSKGLSEFSGLRSSSSALPVTRRLKDDFVSVISFQTSVIGGNKNKKAVVEAKLKVAINGFGRIGRNFLRCWHGRKDSPLDVIVVNDSGGVKQASHLLKYDSTLGTFEADVKAVGADAISVDGKIIKVVSDRNPVNLPWGEMGIDLVIEGTGVFVDRDGAGKHIQAGAKKVLITAPGKGDIPTYVVGVNADDYNHNESIISNASCTTNCLAPFVKVLDQKFGIIKGTMTTTHSYTGDQRLLDASHRDLRRARAAALNIVPTSTGAAKAVALVLPQLKGKLNGIALRVPTPNVSVVDLVVQVQKKTFAEEVNAAFREAADKELNGILSVCDEPLVSVDFRCSDVSSTVDSSLTMVMGDDMVKVIAWYDNEWGYSQRVVDLADIVANNWK; via the exons ATGGCCACAGCTGTTATTTCTTCTCTGCAG GTGGGCTGCAGCAAAGGCCTCTCAGAGTTTTCTGGCCTCCGTAGCTCATCATCAGCCCTTCCAGTTACCCGGAGACTCAAGGACGACTTCGTATCCGTCATCTCCTTCCAGACATCAGTT ATTGGCGgaaacaagaacaagaaagCAGTTGTGGAGGCCAAACTGAAGGTGGCAATCAATGGATTTGGAAGGATCGGAAGGAACTTCTTGAGGTGTTGGCATGGAAGAAAGGACTCCCCACTGGACGTGATCGTCGTTAACGACAGTGGAGGTGTTAAACAGGCCTCTCACCTTCTGAAATATGATTCTACACTTGGTACATTTGAGGCAGATGTTAAGGCCGTCGGTGCCGATGCCATCTCGGTCGATGGAAAGATCATTAAAGTCGTGTCGGATCGTAATCCAGTCAATCTCCCTTGggg GGAAATGGGGATTGATTTGGTAATTGAGGGAACTGGAGTGTTTGTTGATCGAGATGGTGCGGGGAAACACATTCAAGCCGGAGCAAAGAAGGTTCTTATTACAGCACCTGGAAAGGGAGACATTCCTACTTATGTTGTTGGTGTGAATGCCGATGATTACAACCACAACGAGTCCATCATTAGCAATGCTTCCTGCACAACCAACTGCCTCGCACCTTTTGTTAAAGTGCTCGATCAAAAGTTCG GTATCATAAAGGGAACAATGACCACGACACACTCCTACACAGGAGACCAGAGGCTTCTTGATGCAAGCCACCGTGATCTGAGACGAGCAAGAGCCGCAGCACTGAACATAGTGCCTACATCTACTGGTGCAGCAAAGGCCGTTGCCCTTGTTCTTCCCCAACTCAAAGGGAAGCTAAATGGCATTGCCCTTCGTGTCCCCACCCCTAATGTCTCAGTGGTGGACCTTGTCGTCCAGGTCCAGAAGAAGACATTTGCAGAGGAAGTGAATGCGGCATTTAGAGAGGCAGCCGACAAAGAGCTCAATGGGATCTTATCTGTTTGTGATGAACCACTTGTTTCGGTGGACTTCCGTTGCAGTGACGTATCATCCACTGTGGATTCATCCCTGACAATGGTCATGGGAGATGATATGGTTAAGGTTATTGCTTGGTACGATAACGAATGGGGCTACTCACAGAGGGTTGTTGATCTTGCTGACATTGTTGCCAACAATTGGAAATGA